From one Paenibacillus sp. FSL K6-1330 genomic stretch:
- a CDS encoding response regulator has product MYSIFLVDDEELELEMIRDYIRWEEMGIYVAGTALNGRDALEKIEVIQPDIVLTDVQMPVMNGLDMAKRVSELFDWIQFVFLTGHDEFNYVKSALNVGAVGYLLKPLDLSEIVSVIDKVKRRCEEVRMKNRSIRVTKSNIVREMMFEQNEERFLNLAASYQKLSRHTEPRTYTLTLLGLDVPQAAQPGLSLEDGMARLQTHMEEWLADKKLEADLVICREGELGIFMDAASHLSRFTWEDLLKQMQNALGFTMTAAVNEEPEELSRIQDLYRETRMMLEEMFYVGNGRVIYAKDVLRQLESRQIPPFQEPAYFENIHQLASEQAAQKLRDYFNRLVMLRIRKTEVCDFAIGLVERLLEGIHEPITESHKRAELYHAIYQCRTMIEIEAIIMDYAAHAIRTLEHRFMDKNARLVHQVRTTIDQTYHQAITINSLSDQVYLSPNYLRSIFKEKTGMTIHDYLTRIRLNKAKELLADDSLKVQDIAQRVGYESTSYFISLFLKSQGVTPNEYRKNI; this is encoded by the coding sequence ATGTATAGCATTTTTCTCGTAGATGACGAAGAGCTGGAGCTAGAGATGATCCGAGATTATATTCGTTGGGAAGAGATGGGGATATATGTGGCCGGAACAGCCCTGAACGGCAGGGATGCCCTGGAGAAGATCGAGGTGATTCAGCCCGATATCGTACTGACGGACGTCCAGATGCCCGTCATGAACGGGCTTGATATGGCAAAACGGGTGAGTGAGTTATTCGACTGGATTCAGTTCGTCTTCCTGACCGGACACGATGAATTCAATTATGTGAAGTCGGCCTTAAACGTGGGTGCCGTCGGTTATTTATTGAAGCCGCTGGATCTGAGTGAAATTGTAAGCGTTATCGATAAAGTGAAACGGCGCTGCGAGGAAGTGCGGATGAAGAACCGCTCCATTCGCGTGACCAAATCCAATATTGTACGAGAGATGATGTTCGAGCAGAACGAGGAGCGATTCCTGAACCTCGCCGCCAGCTACCAGAAGCTGTCCCGCCACACGGAGCCGAGAACGTATACCCTTACGCTGCTTGGCCTCGATGTTCCACAAGCTGCGCAGCCGGGGTTGTCCCTCGAGGATGGTATGGCGCGCCTGCAGACGCATATGGAGGAGTGGCTTGCGGACAAGAAACTCGAGGCGGATCTGGTCATCTGCCGGGAAGGCGAGCTGGGCATCTTCATGGATGCCGCGAGCCATCTGAGCCGCTTTACGTGGGAGGATTTGCTGAAGCAGATGCAGAATGCGCTGGGCTTTACGATGACCGCGGCCGTGAACGAGGAGCCGGAAGAGCTGTCCCGCATCCAGGATTTATACCGGGAGACGCGGATGATGCTGGAGGAGATGTTTTACGTCGGGAACGGGAGAGTCATCTATGCCAAGGACGTGCTGCGGCAGCTGGAGAGCCGGCAAATTCCTCCTTTCCAAGAGCCGGCCTATTTCGAGAACATTCATCAGCTGGCGTCCGAGCAGGCCGCGCAGAAGCTGCGGGATTACTTCAACCGGCTGGTCATGCTGCGAATCCGAAAAACCGAAGTGTGCGACTTTGCCATCGGATTGGTGGAGCGTCTGCTGGAGGGGATTCACGAACCGATCACGGAGAGCCACAAGCGGGCGGAGCTTTACCATGCCATCTATCAGTGCCGAACCATGATTGAAATCGAAGCGATCATCATGGATTACGCCGCGCATGCGATTCGGACGCTGGAACACCGCTTCATGGACAAAAATGCCAGGCTGGTGCACCAGGTGCGCACGACGATCGACCAGACCTATCACCAGGCCATTACAATCAACAGCTTGTCCGATCAGGTGTATCTGTCTCCCAACTACCTGCGTTCCATCTTTAAGGAGAAAACCGGCATGACGATCCATGATTACCTAACGAGAATCCGGCTGAACAAAGCCAAGGAGCTGCTGGCCGACGATTCGCTCAAAGTGCAGGACATCGCCCAAAGGGTCGGTTATGAGAGCACATCCTACTTCATTTCCTTATTCTTAAAAAGCCAAGGAGTTACGCCGAATGAATACCGCAAAAACATCTAG
- a CDS encoding ABC transporter permease subunit, with the protein MKPATTLQTRSDLSLSPHRKSRWAMLKQQKYLFLMMLPGLIWAIVFAYTPMVGLYMSFVNYQPTLGGFWSTLFSSEFVGLEWFRYFFNNGDFWIVMRNTLASTLITLLFSFPMPILIAIAINEIKSVKFKKTVQTASYLPYFISWVIAANIIVTLLSSDGAINGILKFLHITDESVLFLQNGKYFWWIVALGNTWKDMGYSSIMYLAAISSINQELYEAAKVDGANRFKQIRYITLPHLKPTIVILLILALGGILNAGFDQHFLLGNDLTRDYSDVLSTYSFRYGIQNGMFSYAAAVGMFSSVVAFIIVVIVNYTAKKLNGQSLF; encoded by the coding sequence ATGAAACCTGCTACAACCTTACAGACGCGGAGTGACTTGAGCTTGAGTCCTCATCGAAAAAGCCGCTGGGCCATGCTGAAGCAGCAGAAGTATCTATTCCTGATGATGCTGCCCGGACTGATCTGGGCCATTGTGTTTGCGTATACGCCCATGGTTGGCCTATACATGTCCTTCGTCAATTACCAGCCGACGCTCGGCGGCTTCTGGTCGACCCTGTTTTCGAGCGAGTTCGTCGGCCTGGAATGGTTCCGTTACTTCTTCAACAACGGCGACTTCTGGATCGTCATGCGAAATACGCTGGCCTCCACGCTGATCACGCTGCTCTTCTCCTTCCCGATGCCGATCCTGATCGCCATCGCGATTAATGAGATCAAGAGCGTGAAGTTCAAAAAGACGGTGCAAACCGCCTCCTATCTTCCCTATTTCATATCCTGGGTTATCGCGGCCAACATCATCGTGACCCTGCTCTCCTCGGACGGCGCGATTAACGGCATTTTGAAATTCCTCCATATTACCGATGAAAGCGTTTTATTCCTGCAGAACGGCAAGTACTTCTGGTGGATCGTCGCACTCGGCAATACGTGGAAGGATATGGGGTACAGCTCGATCATGTATCTGGCAGCCATCTCGTCGATCAACCAGGAGCTCTATGAAGCGGCCAAGGTCGACGGCGCCAACCGTTTTAAGCAGATCCGGTACATCACCCTGCCCCATCTGAAGCCAACCATTGTCATTTTGCTGATTCTGGCGCTTGGCGGCATCCTGAACGCGGGCTTCGACCAGCACTTCCTGCTCGGCAATGACCTGACGCGGGATTACTCCGACGTTCTGTCCACCTATTCGTTCCGCTATGGTATCCAGAATGGCATGTTCTCCTATGCGGCAGCCGTCGGCATGTTCAGCTCCGTGGTGGCGTTCATCATCGTGGTCATCGTCAACTATACGGCGAAGAAGTTGAACGGGCAGTCCCTATTCTAA
- a CDS encoding carbohydrate ABC transporter permease: MLSKKTVPERIFDASLYLFLTGIFLVTFYPFWNILVISLNDATDTMRGNLYFWPRVPTIESYLTIFRNPEIWSAIKITVLRTIVGTAASIFFITLLAYPLSKRNLLGWKYFSFFFVFTMYFGGGLIPTYMIIKSLGLIDSFWVYIFPGLIGVFLMILVRTFMEQIPGEIEESSKIDGANDLQTFFRIIMPLCVPVLATIGLFLAIGHWNSWYDSYVYTYKPELKTLQAVLVKILNQFQTAGMMSDAQQLAQGSKRIPVSSESIRMAVTMVATLPIIMVYPFVQRYFVKGIMMGAIKS; this comes from the coding sequence ATGTTAAGCAAAAAAACCGTGCCCGAGCGTATCTTCGATGCCTCTTTATACCTGTTCCTGACCGGCATTTTTCTCGTGACCTTCTATCCGTTCTGGAACATCCTGGTCATCTCCTTGAACGATGCAACCGATACGATGCGGGGCAACCTGTACTTCTGGCCGCGCGTGCCAACCATCGAGAGCTACCTGACCATCTTCCGGAACCCGGAGATTTGGAGCGCCATTAAGATCACCGTGCTTCGTACCATCGTCGGGACGGCGGCATCCATCTTCTTCATCACACTGCTCGCCTATCCGCTCAGCAAGCGCAATCTGCTCGGATGGAAATACTTCTCCTTCTTCTTTGTGTTCACGATGTATTTTGGCGGCGGGCTGATCCCGACGTATATGATCATCAAATCCCTGGGACTGATCGACTCCTTCTGGGTCTATATCTTCCCCGGCCTGATCGGCGTGTTCCTGATGATTCTGGTGCGCACCTTCATGGAGCAGATCCCCGGCGAGATCGAGGAATCCTCCAAAATCGACGGCGCAAACGACCTGCAGACGTTCTTCCGCATCATCATGCCGCTGTGCGTGCCGGTGCTCGCCACGATCGGCCTGTTCCTGGCCATCGGCCACTGGAACTCCTGGTATGACTCCTATGTGTATACCTACAAGCCGGAGCTCAAGACCCTGCAGGCCGTCCTGGTCAAAATCCTCAATCAGTTCCAGACCGCCGGCATGATGTCCGATGCGCAGCAGCTGGCGCAGGGCTCCAAGCGGATCCCTGTCTCCAGTGAAAGCATCCGGATGGCGGTGACCATGGTCGCCACGCTGCCGATCATTATGGTGTATCCCTTTGTGCAAAGGTATTTTGTGAAGGGGATTATGATGGGGGCTATAAAGAGTTAA
- a CDS encoding TIR domain-containing protein translates to MNINHNKGIVISGGKVEGNVTLIEKLSYNQDSLTEGNKVIESRYNYDVALSFAGEDRSYVEIIAKELKVRKIKVFYDEFEQVSLWGKDLSTYLDQLFSFKAAFCVMFISQVYINKDWCKLELESAMVRQQKDGEYILPVCLDQTSIQGITDRFGYLEAKNFSPVQLAEIIIQKLSEFTHE, encoded by the coding sequence ATGAACATAAATCATAATAAAGGGATAGTTATTTCCGGTGGGAAAGTCGAAGGAAATGTAACATTAATTGAAAAACTAAGTTACAATCAAGACTCTCTAACAGAGGGTAATAAAGTAATAGAATCTAGATACAATTATGATGTTGCTTTGTCTTTTGCTGGGGAAGATCGAAGCTATGTTGAGATTATCGCAAAGGAATTAAAGGTAAGAAAAATAAAAGTGTTTTATGATGAATTTGAACAAGTTTCTCTTTGGGGGAAAGATCTCTCGACATACCTGGATCAATTGTTTAGTTTTAAGGCGGCATTCTGTGTGATGTTTATTTCACAAGTCTATATAAACAAAGATTGGTGTAAATTAGAGCTCGAAAGTGCAATGGTTAGGCAGCAAAAGGATGGAGAATATATATTGCCTGTTTGTCTTGATCAGACTTCTATTCAGGGAATAACGGATCGATTTGGGTATTTGGAAGCAAAGAATTTTAGCCCTGTTCAATTAGCAGAAATTATAATACAAAAGTTAAGTGAGTTTACTCACGAATAA